In bacterium, the genomic stretch GCAGGAAATCGACGTCGGCCCGATCCTTCACGCCGAAGCCAAGAGCAAGGGGAAGATCCGTCGCAGCTCGGCAACGTGTCAAGTAGCCATCGAGCTCATCGCTGAAACTCGTTTCCTGGCCCGTGACACCCTTCCGCGCCACACAATAGACGAGGCCCTGCGTGACCTTGCTGATCTGCGCCATTCGCTCATCCGTCGTTCTCGGGGAAAGGATGAAGACCGGCGAGAGATCGTGGGCGGCCATGGCCGCGAGGTACTCATCGGCTTCCTCGGGTGGGAGGTCCGGAACGATGGCTCCCGCCAGCCCTGCCTCGGCCATTCGTTTCGTGAAGGCATCCACGCCGTACTTGAAGAGGATGTTGTAGTAGCTCATCAACAGAAAGGGGATGTCGAACCGTTTCGCGACTTCCTCTCCGAATTCGAGGCATTTTTCGACGCTGGATCCGGCCTGGAGGGAACGCTGATTCGCGTGAAGGATCACCGGCCCGTCGGCGATCGGCTCCGAGAATGGAATCTGCAACTCCATGATCTCGACACCGGCTTCCACCATCGCCTCGACCACACGCAGCGAATCCTCGAAGGATGGGTAACCCATGACGATGTGGGTCATGAGCAGGATCTCGCGTTCGCGCTGTTTCGTGCGCAGGTGCTCAGCCAGCATCGTATTCCTCCGCTTTGTCTCGGATGAATTGCTTCCAGCTCGGATCTTCGAAAGCATCCGCGACCGTGAAGATGTCTTTGTCACCGCGGCCGGATTGATTGATGACGATGACATCATCGTGGCTCAGCGCCGGGGCTTCCTTGAAGGCCTGCACGAAACCGTGTGCGGATTCGAGCGCCGGGATCAAGCCTTCTTTTCGGATCGTGAGCGAGAGCGCATCGACGACTTCTTTGTCGGTAGCTGCCGCGAAACGAACCCGGCCGCTCTCCTTCAAGTGCGAGAGAATCGGAGAAACCCCCACGTAGTCGAGGCCCGCCGCGACGCTATGGGTCTCCTTCATCTGGCCATCGTCGTCCTGCAGAAAGAACGTCTTGTAGCCCTGTGCCACACCCAACGAAGCGTCGCTGGAGGCCAGGCGTGCGGCGTGCGCACCCGTCTCGAGCCCTCGCCCTCCGGCCTCGACACCGACCAGCTCCACATCGTCCTCCAGGAAGCCGCTGAAGATCCCCATGGCGTTGGACCCGCCTCCTACGCAGGCGTAGACCCGGGCGGGCAGGCGGCCCGTCTCCTCGAGCACCTGGCGCCGGGCCTCCTGACCGATGATCGACTGGAACCAGGTCACCATCTCCGGGAAGGGGTGGGGCCCACAGGCTGTACCGAGTACGTAGTGGGTATCGTCCATGGCCGATACCCAATCGCGGAAGGCCTCGTTGATGGCGTCCTTCAGCGTACGCGTTCCCTCGGTCACCGGGACGACCGTCGCGCCGAGCCGCTCCATCCAGAAGACATTCGGGCGTTGGCGTTGGACGTCGACTTCACCCATGTAGATGGTGCAATCGAAGCCGAATTTCGCGGCCATGGTGGCGGTAGCCACGCCATGTTGGCCTGCACCGGTCTCGGCAATGACTCGTCCCTTTCCCATGCGCTTCACGAGCAGACCCTGGCCCATCACGTTGTTGGCCTTGTGGGCGCCGGTATGGTTCAGGTCTTCCCTCTTGATGTAGATGCGCGCGCCACCGAAGTGCCGCGTCAAGTTC encodes the following:
- the trpB gene encoding tryptophan synthase subunit beta, whose protein sequence is MAEPGYYGQFGGSFIPEILVATFEELVLAFEEAKADPEFWNTYKKLMGSYSCRPTPLTYAENLTRHFGGARIYIKREDLNHTGAHKANNVMGQGLLVKRMGKGRVIAETGAGQHGVATATMAAKFGFDCTIYMGEVDVQRQRPNVFWMERLGATVVPVTEGTRTLKDAINEAFRDWVSAMDDTHYVLGTACGPHPFPEMVTWFQSIIGQEARRQVLEETGRLPARVYACVGGGSNAMGIFSGFLEDDVELVGVEAGGRGLETGAHAARLASSDASLGVAQGYKTFFLQDDDGQMKETHSVAAGLDYVGVSPILSHLKESGRVRFAAATDKEVVDALSLTIRKEGLIPALESAHGFVQAFKEAPALSHDDVIVINQSGRGDKDIFTVADAFEDPSWKQFIRDKAEEYDAG
- a CDS encoding tryptophan synthase subunit alpha, yielding MLAEHLRTKQREREILLMTHIVMGYPSFEDSLRVVEAMVEAGVEIMELQIPFSEPIADGPVILHANQRSLQAGSSVEKCLEFGEEVAKRFDIPFLLMSYYNILFKYGVDAFTKRMAEAGLAGAIVPDLPPEEADEYLAAMAAHDLSPVFILSPRTTDERMAQISKVTQGLVYCVARKGVTGQETSFSDELDGYLTRCRAATDLPLALGFGVKDRADVDFLRGRADLAVIGTQTIRVVEEEGVEGVKPFIEGLRPPRSS